The Pseudodesulfovibrio sediminis genome includes the window ATGCTGGGACGAGATATCCCCTTCAACCCTTTAAAGGAGCTGCAATGAAAAAACTCACCTGTGCACTCTGTGTGCTGTTTCTGCTCGGTCTGCTCACCGCCTGTGGCGACGAAGTGGCCGACGATCCCAATCTCTCCGAAGAAGCCAAGGCCCTGGTCGAAGAAGTGGGCGGTCCTTTTTCCGAATCCGAATTCGAAAAATTCATGGCTGATCTCCCAGAAATCCCCAATATCACTGTTGAAAGCCGGAAGAACATGGGCGAAGTCAGTGGTGAAGCGCTGTCTGCCCAGATCTTGAGCGCCGTTGAAGAACAGGGCTGGGAAAAAGAGCGGTTCATGTATATCTACAGCCACGCCATGACCATGATGGGCATGCAGCAGATGGAAACCATGAACACGCAGATGCAGGCCCAGATGGAAGACATGCCTGAAGAACAGAAAAAAATGATGGAACAGATGTTAGCCCAGCAGATGGGCGGCCAGATGGAAGCCTACAAAGCCGAAGTGGACAAACAGATCCCCGCCTCGGAACAGGCCATCATCATGGATAATATGGATGACCTCTGCACGGCATTCGGCGTCCAGAAGCAGTAGCCATACATGATTGACATTCTCGCCATGTGGGGGTTGACGCCCGCGCGGCCGCGCACGGACATTCTCCTGCCCGGCAGCCCGGAACGGTGCGTCACCCGCATGGCTGTCGAAGACACGACCGGCCGGGTGTGGATGCTGGAGAAGCTCCTCCCCGGCCAGTTTGACAGACGCGAACGGATCGGTCGTACCCTGCTCGCCCTTGAGCAGGCAGGGCTGCCGGTCCCGGCCTATCTCCCGGACACGAACGGCCACTTCGTGGTCGAGCAGGACGAAGCCCACTACCAACTCTCACCGTTCGTCTCCGGCGACCTGCTGCCCCAACCGGAGTATATTGAGGACGCCGAACGTGGAGCCGGTCTGGGCGATTTCGTCTGCGCCCTGCACACTGCGGGTGCCGATATCCATGCCTTCGATGCGACCCCTGACTTCATCCTCGAAGAGTATGTCAACGAGCTCATGGGCACTATCGCCCTGCGCCGCCCGGAGGTGAACGCGACACTGCTGCCGGTTCTGCCCGTACTGGCGCCGCTTTTCACGGCATGGCCGACCCTGCCCCGCGCCCTCAGTCAGGGCGACCTGCATCCGCTGAACGTCATCTGGCAGGGACGCTCCGTGGGCGCGGTCATCGACTGGGAGTTCGCCGGTCTGCGCCCGGCGCTGTTTGACGTGGCCAACTGTCTCGGCTGTGTGGGCATTGAAGATCCCACCGCGCTGGTACGCGGTTTCAGCCTTGGCCTGCTACGCTCTCTCAAGGATTCAGGATGTCTGGAATTGACGAATTTCTCGCTCCTGCCCGAGCTGATCCT containing:
- a CDS encoding phosphotransferase, whose protein sequence is MIDILAMWGLTPARPRTDILLPGSPERCVTRMAVEDTTGRVWMLEKLLPGQFDRRERIGRTLLALEQAGLPVPAYLPDTNGHFVVEQDEAHYQLSPFVSGDLLPQPEYIEDAERGAGLGDFVCALHTAGADIHAFDATPDFILEEYVNELMGTIALRRPEVNATLLPVLPVLAPLFTAWPTLPRALSQGDLHPLNVIWQGRSVGAVIDWEFAGLRPALFDVANCLGCVGIEDPTALVRGFSLGLLRSLKDSGCLELTNFSLLPELILGLRFAWMSEWLRRGDTEMAEIELRYMRLLTNSIDTLLPAWTQALGA